From the genome of Streptomyces sp. NBC_01317, one region includes:
- a CDS encoding acyl-CoA dehydrogenase family protein yields MVTASSLPVPVGGLTRPAATGNRLLRADLGRLDEVSASLAATAAEYDRTGSFPHAPLQLVHEAGLSTAGADTKYGGSGVSSTDVTKILLALGRGDPSTALIAGMTIVPHLLQTRSPWPEELYARVLEESALRPTLLNHARAEPEMGSSTRGGLPATTARRRRTGPRCPSPGRSATARAGVAGVSGCEPSSSASRAGPPSGSRSSWPAGGARSSPADRARGTTTPSTTAISG; encoded by the coding sequence ATGGTCACCGCTTCTTCCCTCCCCGTCCCGGTGGGGGGACTCACGAGACCCGCCGCCACCGGGAACCGGCTGTTACGTGCCGATCTCGGCCGGCTGGACGAGGTGAGCGCGTCCCTCGCGGCGACCGCGGCCGAGTACGACCGCACCGGGTCCTTCCCGCACGCTCCGCTCCAACTGGTGCACGAGGCGGGGCTGTCGACCGCCGGGGCGGACACGAAGTACGGCGGGTCCGGGGTGAGTTCCACCGACGTGACGAAGATCCTGCTGGCGCTCGGCCGGGGCGATCCGTCCACCGCGCTGATCGCCGGGATGACCATCGTCCCCCATCTCCTCCAGACCCGGAGCCCGTGGCCCGAGGAGCTGTACGCCCGGGTGCTGGAAGAGTCCGCCCTGCGTCCGACCCTGCTCAACCACGCCCGCGCAGAGCCCGAGATGGGGTCGTCCACCCGGGGCGGCCTGCCCGCGACCACCGCGCGGCGGCGTCGAACAGGCCCTCGTTGTCCCAGCCCCGGTCGGTCGGCCACGGCGAGAGCGGGCGTCGCCGGTGTTTCGGGCTGTGAGCCCAGCAGTTCGGCGAGCAGGGCAGGGCCACCTTCGGGATCTCGGTCATCGTGGCCCGCCGGGGGGGCACGGTCGTCACCTGCGGATCGAGCACGGGGTACGACCACTCCTTCGACAACTGCTATTTCTGGATGA
- a CDS encoding LLM class flavin-dependent oxidoreductase, translating into MKFLAITLIVHAPDPVTGVRKSTHDRFREVIDNVLLAEELGFDGFGVGERHERPFISSSPPVVLSHLAALTRRIRLFTAVTTLSLLDPVRAYEDYATLDHLSDGRLELIIGKGNGAAQRELYHVTAEDQWERNAESYELFRQIWRNDKVTASPAFRGELKDAEVWPRPYQRPVRVWHGSATSKESVDLAARYGDPLFSANVTNPIEPYAELVRHYRERWEHYGHDPALATVGAGSAGFYTARTSQEAVAAYRPVFEGQLAFQKRLGLEPVFPTLEDFVARSSALIGSPQQVIEKVHRYHEQFGHSVLHLQADASGLTPARHRASLELFQAEIAPTLRRDLPDPPWTWGPVAPADGTADDARSAGSPARTDDPFTRTDDTAAPARTPR; encoded by the coding sequence ATGAAGTTCCTCGCCATCACCCTGATCGTGCACGCGCCCGACCCGGTCACCGGTGTCAGGAAATCGACCCACGACCGTTTCCGGGAGGTGATCGACAACGTCCTGCTGGCCGAGGAGTTGGGCTTCGACGGCTTCGGCGTGGGCGAGCGCCACGAGCGCCCCTTCATCTCCTCGTCACCGCCGGTCGTGCTGAGCCATCTCGCCGCCCTCACCCGCCGCATCCGGCTGTTCACGGCGGTGACCACCCTGAGCCTGCTCGACCCGGTCCGGGCGTACGAGGACTACGCCACGCTCGACCACCTGTCCGACGGGCGCCTGGAACTGATCATCGGCAAGGGCAACGGAGCCGCCCAGCGCGAGCTGTACCACGTCACCGCCGAGGACCAGTGGGAGCGCAACGCCGAGTCGTACGAACTGTTCCGGCAGATCTGGCGCAACGACAAGGTCACCGCCTCGCCCGCGTTCCGTGGTGAGCTGAAGGACGCCGAGGTCTGGCCCCGGCCGTACCAGCGGCCCGTCCGCGTCTGGCACGGCAGCGCGACCAGCAAGGAGTCGGTGGACCTGGCCGCCCGCTACGGCGACCCGCTGTTCTCCGCCAACGTGACCAACCCGATCGAACCGTACGCCGAACTGGTCCGCCACTACCGCGAGCGGTGGGAGCACTACGGCCACGACCCGGCGCTCGCCACCGTCGGCGCGGGCTCCGCCGGGTTCTACACGGCCCGTACCTCGCAGGAGGCGGTGGCGGCCTACCGGCCCGTCTTCGAGGGGCAGTTGGCGTTCCAGAAGCGGCTCGGACTCGAACCGGTCTTCCCCACCCTGGAGGACTTCGTCGCCCGCAGCTCCGCCCTCATCGGCAGCCCGCAGCAGGTGATCGAGAAGGTGCACCGCTACCACGAACAGTTCGGCCACAGCGTGCTGCACCTCCAGGCCGACGCCTCGGGACTCACGCCCGCCCGACACCGGGCGAGCCTGGAGCTGTTCCAGGCCGAGATCGCCCCCACCCTGCGCCGGGACCTCCCCGATCCGCCCTGGACGTGGGGACCGGTCGCGCCCGCCGACGGGACGGCGGACGACGCCCGTTCCGCCGGATCCCCGGCCCGTACGGACGACCCCTTCACCCGTACGGACGACACCGCCGCGCCCGCACGCACCCCGCGCTGA
- a CDS encoding LLM class flavin-dependent oxidoreductase — MAPHRTPLAVLDLVPISSGSTAAQALRNSVDLAQHAERLGYARYWFAEHHLNPGVAGTSPAVVLALTAAATSTIRLGSGAVQLGHRTALSTVEEFGLLDTVYPGRFDLGLGRSGGRGALPAKDAPPVASTPVVDGRTPNGLRIPAPFSFEHLLRSPLFALHKKLLQQPGAESQPYDEQIADILALLGGTYATGEGVEAHVVPGEGADLQVWILGTSAGISAQVAGANGLRFAANYHVSPSSVLEAAEGYRAAFKPSAELDRPYVGVSADVVVAEDEATARERATGYGLWVRGIRSGEGAIPFPTPEEARAHVWSDADRTLVADRLETQFVGSPEQVADQLEILRDATGADELIVTTITHDHADRVRSYELLAGEWNRR; from the coding sequence ATGGCCCCCCACCGCACACCCCTGGCGGTCCTGGACCTCGTCCCGATCTCCTCCGGGTCCACCGCGGCCCAGGCGCTGCGCAACAGCGTCGACCTGGCCCAGCACGCCGAACGCCTGGGCTACGCCCGGTACTGGTTCGCCGAGCACCATCTCAACCCCGGGGTCGCGGGCACCTCCCCGGCCGTCGTCCTTGCCCTCACCGCCGCCGCGACCTCCACCATCCGGCTCGGATCAGGCGCCGTCCAGCTGGGACACCGCACCGCCCTGTCCACCGTCGAGGAGTTCGGCCTCCTCGACACCGTGTACCCGGGCCGGTTCGACCTCGGCCTCGGCCGTTCGGGCGGCAGAGGAGCCCTCCCCGCCAAGGACGCCCCACCGGTCGCGTCGACCCCCGTCGTCGACGGCCGCACCCCGAACGGGCTGCGGATCCCGGCCCCGTTCTCCTTCGAACACCTGCTGCGCTCCCCGCTCTTCGCCCTGCACAAGAAGCTGCTCCAGCAGCCGGGCGCCGAATCCCAGCCGTACGACGAGCAGATAGCGGACATCCTCGCCCTGCTCGGCGGCACGTACGCGACCGGCGAGGGCGTCGAGGCCCACGTCGTGCCCGGCGAGGGCGCCGACCTCCAGGTCTGGATCCTCGGTACGAGCGCGGGCATCAGCGCTCAGGTCGCGGGCGCCAACGGCCTGCGGTTCGCGGCGAATTACCACGTCAGCCCGTCCAGTGTGCTGGAGGCCGCCGAGGGGTACCGGGCGGCGTTCAAGCCCTCCGCCGAGCTGGACCGGCCCTACGTCGGTGTCTCCGCCGACGTCGTCGTCGCCGAGGACGAGGCCACGGCCCGGGAACGGGCCACCGGCTACGGCCTGTGGGTGCGCGGCATCCGCAGCGGGGAGGGCGCCATCCCGTTCCCGACGCCCGAGGAGGCCAGGGCCCACGTCTGGTCCGACGCGGACAGGACCCTGGTCGCCGACCGTCTCGAAACCCAGTTCGTCGGTTCGCCGGAACAGGTCGCCGACCAGCTGGAGATCCTCCGGGACGCCACCGGCGCCGACGAGCTGATCGTCACCACCATCACCCACGACCACGCGGACCGGGTCCGCAGCTACGAGCTGCTGGCCGGCGAATGGAACCGACGATGA
- a CDS encoding flavin reductase family protein yields the protein MSASRAQCLEKRTERHSLHPTDLRKVFGTFPTGVTAVAALVDGRPVGLAASSFTSVSLDPPLISVCVAHSSTTWPVLRDRARLGVSVLGAHQERACRRLAAREGDRFAGLDWRATRDGAVLIEDTSAWFDCTVERHIEAGDHDIVLLRIHELDADHGVPPLVFHAGGFRRLEENVRESL from the coding sequence ATGAGCGCCAGCCGCGCACAATGCCTCGAAAAGAGGACCGAACGCCACAGCCTGCACCCGACCGATCTGCGGAAGGTCTTCGGCACCTTCCCCACCGGGGTCACGGCCGTCGCGGCGCTCGTGGACGGGCGGCCGGTGGGCCTCGCCGCCAGCTCCTTCACGTCCGTGTCCCTCGACCCGCCGCTGATCTCGGTGTGCGTCGCCCACAGCTCGACCACCTGGCCCGTGCTGCGCGACCGGGCGCGGCTCGGGGTCTCCGTGCTCGGCGCCCACCAGGAACGGGCCTGCCGGCGGCTCGCCGCCCGCGAGGGCGACCGGTTCGCCGGCCTCGACTGGCGCGCCACGCGCGACGGCGCGGTGCTGATCGAGGACACGAGCGCGTGGTTCGACTGCACCGTGGAGCGGCACATCGAAGCCGGTGACCACGACATCGTCCTGCTGCGGATCCATGAGCTGGACGCCGACCACGGGGTCCCCCCGCTGGTCTTCCATGCCGGAGGTTTCCGGCGCCTCGAAGAGAACGTGAGGGAATCCCTGTGA
- a CDS encoding AMP-binding protein — protein MSAVSALPGGTTTLAPAPLDPATTALPSLPEVLRLRGRTQPDELAYVFLRNGEHPDDSLTYGQLDLAARERASALDAAGLGGGSAVLLYPSGLEFVSTLLACMYAGVAGAPVQVPSRRRGLERLRRIADDAGTSTVLTTTAVTRGLEDFGDTRELAGPTLVDTEAPHAPPAGAPAGGDLPVPGQSHRRAQLRVRNVRPGRGRQRLAGRARPVLAAGGGQRGGAGPVGHGPRLHRDVRPGRVPSEGDVPRLRAGGEHPQGHGEL, from the coding sequence ATGAGCGCCGTGAGCGCCCTGCCGGGCGGGACCACCACCCTGGCCCCGGCACCCTTGGACCCCGCGACCACCGCGCTGCCCAGCCTGCCCGAGGTCCTGCGCCTGCGTGGCAGGACGCAGCCGGACGAACTCGCCTATGTCTTCCTGCGCAACGGGGAGCACCCGGACGATAGCCTGACGTACGGTCAACTCGACCTCGCCGCACGGGAGCGGGCGTCCGCGCTGGACGCGGCCGGGCTCGGCGGCGGCTCCGCCGTGCTGCTCTACCCGTCCGGACTGGAGTTCGTCTCGACCCTGCTCGCCTGCATGTACGCGGGCGTCGCGGGCGCTCCCGTACAGGTACCGAGCAGGCGGCGGGGCCTGGAGCGGCTGCGGCGCATCGCCGACGACGCGGGCACGTCCACCGTCCTCACCACCACAGCGGTCACGCGCGGCCTGGAGGACTTCGGCGACACACGGGAGTTGGCCGGGCCGACCCTGGTGGACACCGAGGCGCCGCACGCGCCGCCGGCCGGGGCGCCGGCTGGAGGCGATCTCCCGGTTCCGGGGCAGTCACACCGCCGCGCCCAGCTTCGCGTACGAAATGTGCGTCCGGGACGCGGCCGACAACGGCTTGCCGGACGGGCCCGACCGGTCCTCGCTGCGGGTGGCGGCCAACGGGGCGGAGCCGGTCCGGTGGGACACGGTCCGCGCCTTCACCGAGACGTACGCCCCGGCCGGGTTCCGAGCGAGGGCGATGTCCCCCGGCTACGGGCTGGCGGAGAACACCCTCAAGGCCACGGGGAGCTGTGA
- a CDS encoding dioxygenase family protein, with protein sequence MPEYSERVAEVSAELLQAIRGVLLRQKVQYDEYSAAVLWIRDLVDAREVPMFIDNHFEATVEQATYDGLPGSQGTVEGPYYVENAPLLTEKPYVMPMRDDEPGDAMVLSGQVLDLDGKPVPGALVDMWHAGNDGTYSSFVGDAPPLNLRCKIITDDEGRFRIRTIRPQPYQIPTGGPTGRFLAMIGRHAWRPAHFHLKVSAEGHDLVTTQLYFRGGDWLEGDGDVSGAVKENLKIDVTPSEDKDVAAAYSLSTPFNSCEYTFHLRPAT encoded by the coding sequence ATGCCCGAATACAGCGAGCGCGTCGCCGAGGTATCGGCCGAGCTTCTCCAGGCGATACGAGGCGTCCTGCTCCGGCAGAAGGTCCAGTACGACGAGTACTCGGCCGCGGTCCTGTGGATCCGTGATCTCGTCGACGCCCGCGAAGTGCCGATGTTCATCGACAACCACTTCGAGGCGACCGTCGAGCAGGCCACGTACGACGGCCTGCCCGGCTCGCAGGGAACGGTCGAGGGCCCGTACTACGTCGAAAACGCGCCGCTGCTGACGGAGAAGCCGTACGTCATGCCCATGCGCGACGACGAGCCGGGTGACGCGATGGTACTCAGCGGCCAGGTCCTCGACCTCGACGGCAAGCCCGTTCCCGGCGCCCTCGTCGACATGTGGCACGCCGGCAACGACGGCACCTACTCAAGCTTCGTCGGCGACGCTCCTCCGCTGAATCTCCGGTGCAAGATCATCACGGACGACGAGGGCCGCTTCCGGATCAGGACGATCAGGCCCCAGCCGTACCAGATTCCCACCGGCGGCCCCACAGGACGCTTCCTGGCCATGATCGGCCGCCACGCGTGGAGGCCCGCGCACTTCCACCTCAAGGTCTCGGCCGAGGGCCACGACCTGGTGACGACGCAGCTCTACTTCCGCGGCGGGGACTGGCTCGAAGGCGACGGCGACGTATCGGGAGCCGTCAAGGAAAACCTGAAGATCGACGTGACTCCGAGCGAGGACAAGGACGTGGCGGCGGCGTACTCGCTGAGCACCCCGTTCAACTCGTGCGAGTACACCTTCCACCTGCGTCCGGCGACCTGA
- a CDS encoding zinc-binding dehydrogenase — translation MARRGGTVVTCGSSTGYDHSFDNCYFWMNLKRVVGSHGMNLHEAAEMMRLLKLGSVSPVLSDVFPLSEVGEAARLVQTNSHTGKVGVLALAPEPGFGVTDHQFRARIGEEQLGPLRSSPQPALVG, via the coding sequence GTGGCCCGCCGGGGGGGCACGGTCGTCACCTGCGGATCGAGCACGGGGTACGACCACTCCTTCGACAACTGCTATTTCTGGATGAACCTCAAGCGCGTCGTCGGCAGTCACGGCATGAACCTGCACGAGGCGGCGGAGATGATGCGGCTGCTGAAGCTCGGCAGTGTCTCGCCCGTACTGTCCGACGTGTTCCCGCTGTCGGAGGTCGGTGAGGCGGCCCGCCTCGTGCAGACCAACAGCCACACCGGCAAGGTCGGTGTCCTCGCCCTGGCGCCGGAACCGGGCTTCGGGGTGACGGACCATCAATTCCGCGCCAGGATCGGCGAGGAGCAGCTGGGTCCGCTGAGGTCGTCCCCGCAGCCGGCGCTCGTCGGATGA
- a CDS encoding DUF1684 domain-containing protein: protein MTVQDIDRVDRAGFAEEWRQWRDAHERVLADPHGFLAVTSLRWLDAEPARFPDAPGAWSSTADGVRVELDEGEELTVDGTAVRGTYSFGILAERASVYAGAGDAVIEVAKRGGHDIVRPRHPDNALLTAHVPAPAYEPDPRWVRTGRYVPYETPRAVTVGAAVEGLQHVYDAPGQVEFELDGGTHRLTAFNGRDPGSLLVLFTDATSGVTTYAANRTVSVAAPDAEGGVRIDFNRATNLPCAYTDLATCPLPPAENRLPVAVEAGEKIPHERLGGQ from the coding sequence GTGACGGTCCAGGACATCGACCGGGTCGACCGGGCGGGCTTCGCCGAGGAATGGCGGCAGTGGCGTGACGCCCATGAGCGGGTGCTCGCCGATCCGCACGGCTTTCTCGCGGTCACCAGCCTGCGCTGGCTGGACGCCGAGCCGGCCCGGTTCCCCGACGCGCCGGGCGCGTGGTCCAGTACGGCGGACGGTGTACGGGTGGAGCTGGACGAGGGGGAGGAGCTGACCGTCGACGGTACGGCCGTGCGCGGCACGTACAGCTTCGGGATCCTCGCCGAGCGCGCCAGCGTGTACGCCGGGGCGGGCGACGCGGTGATCGAGGTCGCCAAGCGCGGCGGCCACGACATCGTGCGCCCCCGCCATCCCGACAACGCACTGCTCACCGCCCACGTCCCCGCTCCCGCGTACGAGCCCGACCCGCGCTGGGTCCGTACGGGACGCTACGTACCGTACGAGACACCGCGCGCGGTGACGGTGGGCGCGGCCGTCGAAGGGCTCCAGCACGTGTACGACGCCCCGGGCCAGGTCGAGTTCGAGCTGGACGGCGGGACACACCGGCTGACCGCGTTCAACGGCCGTGATCCCGGCAGCCTGTTGGTGCTCTTCACCGACGCCACGTCCGGCGTCACGACGTACGCGGCGAACCGTACGGTCTCCGTCGCGGCCCCCGACGCCGAGGGCGGGGTGCGCATCGACTTCAACCGGGCGACCAACCTGCCCTGCGCGTACACCGACCTGGCCACGTGCCCGCTCCCCCCGGCGGAGAACCGCCTGCCGGTCGCGGTCGAGGCCGGCGAGAAGATCCCCCACGAACGGCTCGGGGGACAGTAG
- a CDS encoding (R)-mandelonitrile lyase produces MNIVRNGFETMAGPAEGFTGDVYIDVISKPLPPSRIMGGVVHFTPGAHTAWHSHPLGQTIYVTEGVGLVQREGGPVEEIRPGDRVSIEPGENHWHGATPGCFHTQIAYQAADETGNHTTWGSHLAEDEYPR; encoded by the coding sequence ATGAACATCGTAAGGAACGGATTCGAAACGATGGCCGGCCCCGCCGAAGGGTTCACCGGGGACGTCTACATCGACGTGATCAGCAAGCCGCTGCCGCCTTCCCGGATCATGGGCGGAGTCGTCCACTTCACGCCCGGGGCCCACACGGCATGGCACAGCCACCCTCTCGGCCAGACGATCTACGTCACCGAGGGAGTCGGCCTCGTCCAGCGCGAGGGAGGACCGGTCGAGGAGATCCGGCCGGGCGACCGCGTCTCCATCGAGCCGGGTGAGAATCACTGGCACGGCGCCACCCCCGGGTGCTTCCACACCCAGATCGCCTACCAGGCCGCCGACGAGACCGGAAATCACACCACTTGGGGCTCCCACCTCGCCGAGGACGAGTACCCCAGGTAG
- a CDS encoding TetR/AcrR family transcriptional regulator, whose amino-acid sequence MLSGHGADVPMERIAREAGVAVGTIYRHFPDRQALLQGIATDALRDLLEFSRAATDGEGPRGPVLTGIVGHCMGLPLALVKSLAEAPVVSPGLSGLQGEFDDLLRLTVTAAQEEGALRRDLSPAEIVDLIQVMVCRPGARFDDPMTRVMLDGLRPATGP is encoded by the coding sequence ATGCTGTCCGGGCATGGCGCGGACGTGCCGATGGAGCGCATCGCCCGGGAGGCCGGAGTGGCGGTGGGCACGATCTACCGCCACTTTCCCGACCGCCAGGCGCTGTTGCAGGGCATCGCCACCGACGCGCTGCGGGACCTGCTGGAGTTCAGCCGCGCCGCCACGGACGGCGAGGGCCCGCGCGGACCCGTACTGACCGGCATTGTCGGGCATTGCATGGGCCTGCCCCTGGCCCTGGTCAAGTCCCTCGCGGAGGCGCCGGTCGTCAGCCCCGGACTGAGCGGCCTGCAAGGGGAGTTCGACGATCTCCTCCGGCTGACCGTAACGGCCGCCCAGGAAGAGGGCGCCCTGCGGCGCGACCTCTCCCCGGCCGAGATCGTCGACCTGATACAGGTCATGGTCTGCCGCCCGGGCGCCCGCTTCGACGACCCGATGACACGCGTGATGCTCGACGGCCTCCGCCCCGCCACCGGCCCCTGA
- a CDS encoding putative leader peptide, with the protein MAVRGRNGTRTAFAVRSHPRAVGMFSRRHIDLQRVAGALCPAYVNAAPRHTP; encoded by the coding sequence ATGGCAGTGCGAGGACGGAACGGCACGCGCACGGCCTTCGCCGTCAGGAGCCACCCCCGCGCCGTCGGCATGTTCTCCCGGCGCCACATCGATCTCCAGCGTGTCGCCGGCGCCCTGTGTCCGGCGTACGTGAACGCCGCGCCGCGGCACACCCCGTAG
- a CDS encoding DUF6059 family protein, which produces MRLLLARCLRSAVNALVAFGHLWVYVPPLPASPTAQTLPSPPAPSGPRGLTGPAPGHPERLCPEVPLSETEMMLRQQLLGARGAELSGD; this is translated from the coding sequence ATGCGTCTCCTTCTGGCCCGGTGCCTGCGGTCCGCGGTTAACGCGCTGGTCGCTTTCGGGCACCTCTGGGTCTACGTCCCCCCGCTGCCCGCTTCGCCCACCGCACAGACGCTGCCGAGTCCCCCCGCCCCGTCCGGACCGCGAGGGCTGACGGGCCCGGCGCCGGGACATCCCGAGCGGCTGTGCCCCGAAGTCCCGCTCAGCGAGACCGAGATGATGCTGCGCCAACAGCTCCTCGGCGCCCGTGGCGCGGAACTGTCCGGCGATTGA
- a CDS encoding NtaA/DmoA family FMN-dependent monooxygenase (This protein belongs to a clade of FMN-dependent monooxygenases, within a broader family of flavin-dependent oxidoreductases, the luciferase-like monooxygenase (LMM) family, some of whose members use coenzyme F420 rather than FMN.), whose amino-acid sequence MSKPVKQIHLAAHFPGVNNSTVWSDPAAGSQIDFSSFAHLARTAERAKFDFLFLAEGLRLREQNGEIYDLDVVGRPDTFTVLTALAAVTEKLGLAGTINSTFNEPYEVARQFATLDHLSAGRAAWNVVTSWDEFTGQNFRRGGFLAQEDRYLRARQFLAATWELFDSWRGDEITADQDAGIFLTDPAPGRFDHHVDQFDISGHFNVPRSPQGRPVIFQAGDSEEGREFAASGADAIFTRHGTLEDGQAFYTDVKRRLARYGRTHDELKILPGVSFVLGDTDADAREKADVIRHQQVSGPTAIKLLEQLWNRDLGSYDPDGPLPTVDPLVGENTVARGRASVRMHRDPVATAARWRALAEEKDLSIRELIIAVTGRQSFIGSPATVAEALNHFVQSDASDGFILTPHLTPGGLDDFADTVVPLLQERGVFRREYEGDTLREHLGLGAAGAVRSDPAGAANRKAAS is encoded by the coding sequence ATGAGCAAGCCCGTCAAGCAGATCCACCTCGCCGCCCACTTCCCCGGCGTGAACAACAGCACGGTGTGGAGCGACCCCGCCGCAGGCAGCCAGATCGACTTCAGCTCCTTCGCGCACCTCGCCAGGACGGCGGAGCGCGCCAAGTTCGACTTCCTCTTCCTGGCGGAGGGGCTGCGGCTGCGCGAGCAGAACGGGGAGATCTACGACCTCGACGTCGTCGGCCGTCCCGACACCTTCACCGTCCTGACCGCGCTGGCCGCCGTCACCGAGAAGCTCGGACTCGCCGGGACGATCAACTCCACCTTCAACGAACCGTACGAAGTGGCCCGGCAGTTCGCCACGCTCGACCACCTGTCCGCGGGCCGGGCCGCCTGGAACGTCGTCACCTCCTGGGACGAGTTCACCGGGCAGAACTTCCGGCGCGGCGGCTTCCTGGCCCAGGAGGACCGCTACCTGCGCGCCCGGCAGTTCCTCGCCGCGACCTGGGAGCTGTTCGACTCCTGGCGCGGCGACGAGATCACGGCCGACCAGGACGCCGGGATCTTCCTCACCGATCCGGCGCCCGGCCGGTTCGACCACCACGTCGACCAGTTCGACATCAGCGGCCACTTCAACGTGCCCCGCAGCCCCCAGGGCCGCCCCGTCATCTTCCAGGCGGGCGACTCCGAGGAGGGCAGGGAGTTCGCGGCCTCGGGCGCGGACGCCATCTTCACCCGCCACGGCACCCTGGAGGACGGCCAGGCGTTCTACACCGACGTCAAGCGGCGCCTCGCCCGGTACGGCCGCACCCACGACGAGCTGAAGATCCTGCCCGGCGTCAGCTTCGTGCTCGGGGACACCGACGCGGACGCCAGGGAGAAGGCGGACGTCATCCGCCACCAGCAGGTCAGCGGCCCCACCGCGATCAAACTGCTCGAACAGCTCTGGAACCGCGACCTCGGCTCGTACGACCCCGACGGACCGCTGCCCACCGTCGACCCGCTCGTCGGCGAGAACACCGTCGCCCGTGGCAGGGCCTCCGTACGGATGCACCGCGACCCGGTGGCCACCGCCGCCCGGTGGCGGGCCCTGGCCGAGGAGAAGGACCTGTCGATCCGTGAGCTGATCATCGCGGTGACCGGACGGCAGTCCTTCATCGGCTCCCCGGCGACCGTCGCGGAAGCGCTCAACCACTTCGTCCAGTCCGACGCCAGCGACGGATTCATCCTCACCCCGCACCTGACCCCCGGCGGTCTGGACGACTTCGCCGACACCGTCGTACCGCTGCTCCAGGAGAGGGGCGTCTTCCGCCGCGAGTACGAAGGCGACACCCTCCGCGAGCACTTGGGGCTCGGCGCGGCCGGCGCGGTGCGGTCCGACCCGGCCGGAGCCGCCAACAGGAAGGCCGCGTCATGA
- a CDS encoding LLM class flavin-dependent oxidoreductase has product MPSAPSPLHLAVALDAAGWHPAAWREPGARPRELFTARYWTDLVTEAERGLLDFVTIEDSLSLQSSSFTGPDGRTDQVRGRLDAVLVAARVAPLTRHIGLVPTAVVTHTEPFHVSKAVATLDYVSTGRAGVQVKVSGRADEAPHFGRRPAVPLRVDELDSPAGLALLKELFDEAGDYVEVLRRLWDSWEDDAEIRDAATGRFIDRDKLHYIDFTGERFSVKGPSITPRPPQGQPVVAALAHRAEPFRLVATSADVGFVTPRDTEDTRAILTEIRDAQATAGRDGETVHVFGDLVVFLDDDPAAAADRRARLEERAGAPYTSDARVFTGTPAELADLLLEGREAGLTGFRLRPAALPHDLERITRGLVPELQRRGAFRTAYEAATLRGLLGLPRPANRYAAL; this is encoded by the coding sequence ATGCCTTCAGCACCTTCACCCCTCCATCTGGCCGTCGCCCTCGACGCCGCGGGCTGGCATCCCGCGGCCTGGCGCGAGCCGGGGGCCCGGCCCCGCGAGCTGTTCACCGCGCGGTACTGGACCGACCTGGTGACCGAGGCCGAGCGGGGCCTGCTGGACTTCGTGACCATCGAGGACTCCCTGAGCCTCCAGTCCTCGTCCTTCACCGGGCCCGACGGCCGCACCGATCAGGTGCGGGGCCGGCTCGACGCGGTGCTCGTCGCCGCCCGGGTCGCGCCGCTGACCCGGCACATCGGACTGGTCCCCACCGCCGTCGTCACCCACACCGAGCCGTTCCACGTCTCCAAGGCCGTCGCCACCCTCGACTACGTGAGCACCGGCCGGGCCGGCGTCCAGGTCAAGGTGTCGGGACGCGCCGACGAGGCCCCGCACTTCGGCCGCAGGCCGGCCGTCCCACTGCGCGTCGACGAGCTGGACTCGCCCGCAGGGCTGGCCCTGCTCAAGGAGCTGTTCGACGAGGCGGGCGACTACGTCGAAGTGCTGCGCAGGCTCTGGGACAGCTGGGAGGACGACGCCGAGATCCGCGACGCCGCCACCGGCCGCTTCATCGACCGCGACAAGCTCCACTACATCGACTTCACAGGGGAGCGGTTCAGCGTCAAGGGGCCCTCCATCACCCCGCGCCCGCCGCAGGGACAGCCGGTCGTCGCCGCGCTCGCCCACCGTGCGGAACCGTTCCGCCTCGTCGCCACCTCGGCCGACGTCGGCTTCGTCACGCCGCGCGACACCGAGGACACCCGGGCGATCCTGACCGAGATCCGCGACGCGCAGGCCACCGCCGGCCGTGACGGCGAGACGGTCCACGTCTTCGGCGACCTGGTGGTCTTCCTCGACGACGATCCCGCGGCCGCCGCCGACCGCCGGGCACGCCTGGAGGAGCGCGCGGGCGCCCCGTACACCAGTGACGCCCGGGTCTTCACCGGTACGCCCGCCGAGCTGGCCGACCTGCTCCTCGAAGGCCGGGAGGCCGGTCTGACCGGCTTCCGCCTGCGGCCCGCCGCCCTGCCCCACGACCTGGAGCGGATCACCCGGGGCCTGGTGCCGGAACTCCAGCGGCGCGGTGCCTTCCGTACCGCCTACGAGGCGGCCACCCTGCGCGGCCTGCTCGGTCTGCCCCGCCCCGCGAACCGGTACGCCGCGCTCTGA